Proteins from a genomic interval of Cupriavidus pauculus:
- a CDS encoding DUF6630 family protein codes for MAIELDDDAQDAVSRLFALINLGDTQQTTRHFALFEEALEDAEEDEADADMLLFQIKEIIDWEAGFYVDWKDAESFIGCLNQLCERIDLEIDWGTDDPEDEDFLEGTSVPELMELATDQLRVAGYTLWNWDTGGDAYAGWITRSEDDDEMLEIADTLAFDLRSGDQPY; via the coding sequence ATGGCAATAGAACTGGACGACGACGCGCAGGACGCCGTGAGCCGGCTGTTCGCGCTGATCAACCTGGGAGACACCCAGCAGACCACGCGGCACTTCGCGCTGTTCGAAGAAGCGCTGGAAGACGCCGAGGAGGACGAGGCCGACGCCGACATGCTGCTCTTCCAGATCAAGGAGATCATCGACTGGGAGGCCGGCTTCTATGTCGACTGGAAGGATGCCGAGTCCTTCATCGGCTGCCTGAACCAGCTGTGCGAGCGGATCGACCTGGAGATCGACTGGGGCACCGACGACCCCGAGGACGAGGACTTCCTGGAAGGCACGAGCGTGCCCGAACTGATGGAACTGGCGACCGACCAGCTACGCGTGGCCGGCTACACACTCTGGAACTGGGATACCGGTGGCGACGCCTACGCGGGCTGGATCACGCGCAGCGAGGACGACGACGAGATGCTGGAGATCGCCGACACGCTGGCCTTCGACCTGCGCAGCGGCGACCAGCCCTACTGA
- a CDS encoding VIT1/CCC1 transporter family protein: MPTVHPPQVVTAAAPAPGLDVVDRVSEMCFGLYMALTFVGAVASASGGSDTPETMLRAALGCNLAWGLVDAIMYLVRTLAGRGMLQKLAATVQDGNPATGIAAIRDALPPAMNPHIADDDLEPMRARLAAGATVAARPSLNLRDGLAAIRIFCIVVLSTFPVALPFVLLHDVGTALVVSRVLTLIMLFVGGAALGHYGGMNPWRAGFGMMALGVAVTAAVIALGG, encoded by the coding sequence GCGCCCGCGCCGGGCCTGGATGTGGTGGACCGGGTGTCCGAAATGTGTTTCGGGCTCTACATGGCGCTGACGTTCGTGGGCGCCGTCGCCTCGGCCTCGGGCGGGTCTGACACGCCCGAGACCATGCTGCGCGCGGCGCTGGGCTGCAACCTCGCCTGGGGACTGGTCGACGCCATCATGTACCTGGTGCGCACGCTCGCCGGGCGCGGCATGCTGCAGAAGCTGGCGGCCACCGTGCAGGACGGCAACCCGGCCACCGGCATCGCGGCGATCCGCGACGCGCTGCCTCCGGCCATGAACCCGCACATCGCCGACGACGACCTGGAGCCAATGCGGGCGCGGCTGGCAGCGGGCGCCACCGTGGCGGCGCGGCCTTCGCTGAACCTTCGCGATGGCCTGGCGGCGATCCGCATCTTCTGCATCGTCGTGTTGTCGACGTTTCCTGTGGCCCTGCCGTTCGTGCTGTTGCACGACGTGGGTACGGCGCTCGTCGTGTCGAGGGTGCTGACGCTGATCATGCTGTTCGTCGGCGGCGCCGCGCTGGGCCACTACGGCGGCATGAACCCGTGGCGCGCCGGGTTCGGCATGATGGCGCTGGGCGTGGCGGTGACCGCGGCGGTCATCGCGCTGGGGGGCTGA
- a CDS encoding autotransporter family protein, whose translation MQSNICRGMRRAGVCAPQASAIALGVALLFPIGASAGEYFASNLAELQTAMAAANADGDQSAVIRLTASFTVSGVLAVPAPTKPITIDTNGFVLSKNDAAVGNFVTSTAAPLIFNGNYAGTAGATANTALVLNGGGQAVINGTVTGGDSTVAGSGGGAAVSVLANTSLVNNGSIKGGSATGADLSVSGLGSGVSLSTGANLVNSATGLIVGGDGTGGVAGVGVNVNVTTGSSLVNQGTIRGGADLSGGAGGGRGIRFTGGVRASLDNSGLVEGGVGNVAVYVQSGTPSITILNSGTIRAGTGYANAIEFATGTGVSALELQAGSNIIGNVVASATDTNDAFRLGGATNSVFDVSTIGDAAQYRYFDTFTKTGTSTWALIGTGTMTTPWTVAQGTLQIGNGGNSGSLASNVVVNDGATLAFNRSDSYTYGGIVSGAGGLAQNGTGTTVLTAASSYTGPTTVNLGTLGIDGSIASPVTVNAAGTLSGSGTIFGNVTNSGTVTPGGGAGVLTIAGNYIGNGGTVRVNTVFGGDSSATGRMVVTGDTSGTSQIRAVKVGGTGAPTVEGIKIIDVQGASHGTFTLAGDYTYQGEQAVLAGAYAYRLAKNGVSTPNDGDWYLRSTLAETAPTGNSGTATAAAPLLAPTVPLYEAYSSVLQRFNELGTLQQRVGNRSWSPNASVQAEQDAGKPIIGRGAWARVEGSTTHVDPSTSTTSASYNVRMWKFEGGVDAPVIQNDAGTLVVGPTFHYGIANSNVSSMLGNGSVDATGYGFGGTATWYGNNGSYVDARATVTWYDTDIRSSTLATKLANGNRGSGVATSLEAGHQLALGGNWSITPQAQLAWSQVRFDAFTDQYGANVSRDNGNSLVSRLGVSLNHEARWAAGNGKTSRSHVYGITNLYYDFLHGTSARVADLSVVSKEQALWAGLGIGASLNWDDDRYTVYGELLARTSVQDFGDSNAIGAKLGVRYRW comes from the coding sequence ATGCAGTCCAACATTTGTCGTGGAATGCGACGCGCCGGGGTGTGCGCGCCGCAAGCTTCTGCTATCGCGCTCGGCGTCGCACTGCTATTTCCGATAGGGGCGTCCGCCGGCGAGTACTTCGCCTCAAACCTGGCCGAATTGCAGACCGCCATGGCGGCGGCCAATGCTGACGGGGACCAGAGCGCGGTCATTCGCCTGACTGCGAGCTTTACAGTGTCCGGTGTCCTGGCAGTTCCGGCCCCCACCAAGCCGATCACGATCGACACGAACGGCTTTGTACTCTCCAAGAATGATGCCGCCGTGGGCAACTTTGTCACGTCGACCGCGGCGCCGCTTATCTTTAACGGGAACTATGCCGGCACGGCCGGCGCCACGGCGAACACCGCGCTCGTTCTCAACGGCGGCGGCCAGGCTGTCATCAATGGCACCGTGACTGGCGGCGACTCCACGGTGGCCGGCAGCGGTGGCGGCGCAGCCGTGTCGGTGCTGGCCAACACCAGCCTGGTGAACAATGGCTCGATCAAGGGAGGCAGTGCGACCGGCGCCGATCTGAGCGTGAGCGGCTTGGGTTCCGGCGTGTCGCTGTCGACCGGGGCAAATCTCGTCAATTCGGCGACGGGTCTGATTGTGGGAGGCGATGGTACTGGCGGGGTGGCGGGAGTCGGCGTCAACGTGAACGTGACCACGGGCAGCAGCCTCGTCAACCAAGGCACCATTCGAGGCGGTGCCGACCTGAGCGGCGGCGCGGGCGGTGGCCGCGGCATCCGCTTCACGGGCGGTGTCAGGGCCTCGCTCGACAACTCCGGTCTTGTCGAGGGCGGGGTCGGCAACGTGGCGGTCTATGTTCAATCGGGCACGCCTTCCATTACGATCTTGAACTCCGGCACCATCCGCGCCGGCACCGGCTACGCGAATGCCATCGAATTTGCCACCGGCACAGGCGTCTCTGCGCTCGAACTGCAGGCCGGCTCCAACATCATCGGCAACGTGGTCGCCAGCGCCACCGATACCAACGACGCCTTCCGCCTTGGCGGCGCCACCAACAGCGTGTTCGACGTGTCCACCATCGGCGACGCGGCACAGTACCGCTATTTCGATACCTTCACCAAGACCGGCACCAGCACGTGGGCGCTGATCGGGACCGGCACGATGACCACGCCGTGGACGGTGGCACAAGGCACGCTGCAGATCGGCAACGGCGGCAACAGCGGCAGCCTGGCCAGCAATGTCGTCGTCAATGACGGCGCCACGCTGGCCTTCAACCGCTCGGACAGCTACACCTACGGCGGCATCGTCTCCGGTGCCGGCGGCCTGGCCCAGAACGGCACCGGCACCACGGTGCTGACGGCGGCCAGCTCCTACACCGGCCCGACCACCGTCAACCTCGGCACGCTGGGCATCGATGGCTCGATCGCCAGCCCCGTGACGGTCAACGCTGCCGGTACGCTGTCCGGCAGCGGCACGATCTTCGGCAATGTCACCAACAGCGGCACGGTCACGCCGGGCGGCGGCGCGGGCGTGCTGACCATCGCCGGCAACTACATCGGCAATGGCGGCACCGTGCGCGTGAATACGGTATTTGGCGGCGATAGCTCGGCCACCGGACGCATGGTGGTCACCGGCGACACGTCTGGCACCAGCCAGATCCGCGCCGTCAAGGTCGGCGGCACCGGCGCCCCAACCGTCGAGGGGATCAAGATCATCGACGTGCAAGGCGCATCGCATGGCACCTTCACACTGGCCGGCGACTATACCTATCAGGGCGAGCAGGCGGTGTTGGCGGGTGCATATGCGTATCGCCTGGCCAAGAACGGCGTATCGACGCCCAACGATGGCGACTGGTATCTGCGTTCGACGCTGGCCGAAACAGCCCCGACAGGCAACTCGGGCACGGCCACCGCTGCGGCCCCGCTGCTGGCCCCGACCGTGCCGCTGTATGAAGCCTATTCCAGCGTATTGCAGCGCTTCAACGAACTTGGCACGCTGCAGCAGCGCGTGGGCAATCGCTCGTGGTCCCCGAACGCCTCGGTGCAGGCCGAGCAGGACGCCGGCAAGCCGATCATCGGCCGCGGCGCGTGGGCGCGTGTGGAGGGCTCCACCACCCATGTCGACCCGTCGACCAGCACCACCAGCGCCAGCTACAACGTCCGCATGTGGAAGTTCGAGGGCGGTGTTGACGCCCCGGTCATCCAGAACGACGCCGGCACGCTGGTGGTAGGCCCCACCTTCCACTACGGCATCGCCAACTCCAACGTATCGTCGATGCTGGGCAACGGTTCGGTCGATGCGACTGGCTATGGCTTTGGCGGAACGGCCACGTGGTACGGCAACAATGGTTCTTATGTCGATGCCCGCGCAACGGTGACGTGGTACGACACCGATATCCGTTCGTCGACGCTGGCGACCAAGCTGGCGAATGGCAACCGGGGCAGCGGCGTGGCCACCAGCCTGGAAGCCGGCCACCAGCTCGCGCTGGGCGGCAACTGGTCGATCACGCCGCAGGCACAGCTCGCCTGGTCGCAGGTGCGGTTCGACGCCTTCACCGACCAATACGGCGCCAACGTGTCGCGCGACAACGGCAACAGCCTGGTCTCGCGCCTGGGCGTGTCGCTCAACCACGAGGCAAGGTGGGCGGCCGGCAACGGCAAGACGAGCCGCTCGCACGTCTATGGCATCACGAACCTGTACTACGACTTCCTGCACGGCACGTCGGCACGCGTGGCCGACCTCAGCGTCGTCAGCAAGGAACAGGCGCTGTGGGCTGGCCTGGGCATCGGCGCTTCGCTGAACTGGGATGACGACCGCTACACGGTCTATGGCGAACTGCTGGCGCGCACCAGCGTGCAGGACTTCGGCGACAGCAATGCAATCGGCGCCAAACTCGGCGTACGTTATCGCTGGTAA
- a CDS encoding ArsR/SmtB family transcription factor, with amino-acid sequence MEYAPAISQLAGLLADPGRAAMLWALMDGSARPAGELAAIAGLSASSTSGHLARLSEGGLLAVESRGRNRYYRLAAPEIGVAIEALATASLASQPPRLRAVPVSRATPPALRQARTCYDHLAGELAVGLFERMSQAGWLAVAGTRVDLTADGSQALALLGIDLAAARRKRRQFACTCPDWSERKPHLGGALGAALLETMLDKGWIEPTRTSRALRVTPRGHREIVKVAA; translated from the coding sequence ATGGAATACGCTCCTGCCATCAGCCAGCTTGCTGGCCTGCTTGCCGATCCCGGCCGGGCGGCGATGCTCTGGGCGCTGATGGACGGTAGTGCGCGGCCGGCGGGGGAGCTGGCGGCGATTGCCGGGTTGTCGGCGTCGTCCACCAGCGGCCATCTGGCGCGGTTGTCGGAAGGCGGGTTGCTGGCCGTGGAATCGCGCGGTCGCAACCGGTATTACCGGCTGGCGGCGCCGGAGATCGGGGTGGCGATCGAGGCACTTGCGACGGCGTCGCTGGCCAGCCAGCCGCCGCGTCTGCGGGCTGTGCCGGTGTCGCGCGCCACGCCGCCCGCGTTGCGGCAGGCGCGCACCTGCTACGACCATCTTGCCGGGGAACTTGCGGTGGGGCTGTTCGAACGAATGTCGCAGGCAGGGTGGCTGGCCGTGGCGGGCACGCGCGTGGATCTGACGGCCGATGGCTCGCAGGCGCTGGCGCTGCTGGGCATCGACCTGGCCGCCGCGCGGCGCAAGCGGCGGCAGTTTGCGTGCACGTGCCCGGACTGGAGCGAGCGCAAGCCGCATCTGGGCGGCGCGCTCGGTGCCGCCCTGCTGGAGACCATGCTCGACAAAGGCTGGATCGAACCGACCCGCACGTCGCGCGCGTTGCGCGTGACGCCGCGCGGGCATCGTGAAATCGTAAAAGTGGCCGCATGA
- a CDS encoding autotransporter domain-containing protein, whose translation MTKRLRLAAGEQPCLRAIASAVSILSMSLAATPVQAAGGNGGAGGYSAPTPGGLGGFAQGASGQNGPTVLDGDGTGGGGGARNAAGGQGGISQYMTVPGNTAGAAGTAPGQSGGNGGDGAFDNLAFAASGGGGGGGGADGLIVGSAPLAISTAILGGSGGTGGNGGSDASSPPAAYLGAGGGGGEGGYGVVHAGGAEIAVKAGAVVSAGRGGNGGNGGGSKPTANFQGAGNGGDGGVGMSVTSAATVHIEASAVVFGGGGGAGGSGGDGVYDLYASQGGSGGKGGTGMELASGSTLLNEGTIAGGSGGAGGLGGMNNDGSRANFGTAGASGVGVRGSNLTIVNKGTILSGGFGAAAVQFTNGRNRFEFWTNSAVGTIEANGTDDTFVLAGDTGTSTLAGGIGNAGLYRGFEHFEKIGASVWTLAGTNTDVTNWKILGGTLAVASDANLGDAAGTLALNGGTLRTTATMTTARATTLGADGGTFEVANGTLTHSGAIDGAGSLAKTGGGTLDLNAVNTYSGGTQVNAGMLSANVNGALGTGAVSVDGGATLRLYGNFDLGGRQVTNRSGYIQLFGAGTLGNAQVTNLGGFTYLLGSSTAANATIVNDGGTMSFQEGSNGGSSRVTTRSGSLTEFWGWSTGGNASLVAEAGGRVDFSGTFGPTLDHRISAGAIAGAGRFQLGRNMLTVGGDNASTTVSGTIEDGGAGGGSGGGLIKVGTGTLTLSGANTYTGATTVNAGTLAVNGSVMGAVTVNNGATLGGVGSVGNTVIASGGTLAPGNSIGTLTVHGDLTLAAGSTYRIEADPASSASDRVAVSGTATLAGAAVHVGPDGNFASTRRYTILTAGALQGRFASTASNYAFLEPTLTYGANEVTLALTRKDVTAPEPGSPVDPAPGAGTGGTGGTGGATPRPMRFADAAVTGNQRAVANALETLPDSNPVHEAVVTLPAGAPPAVFDSLSGEAHASVATGLMTLAGGARAVPVAHLNDSLSAGMLPGAPIAQLGGAVPAAAMPISAAQPLWVEVLGNWQRFHGSADAASASQQTGGFYLGGDGAVGQGWRVGGAFGYANSTLRVSERSSRAITDSFSATLYGGRAFTLGGGKLKWLFGTAYSWHDADTDRQANLGGSTVQSLTASYHASTAQVFTEAGFAMPLSAATQLEPYAGVAWSDTRTRSFAETGGSAALHSPGDSNTLTTTTLGLRTSARGRVAGTDAAVYVGAGWRHAFGDIRPATTLAFDGSQPFTVTGAPIAQNAALAELRADFAISPMATLALRYTGQFGGGNQDHTGTVGLRWRF comes from the coding sequence ATGACAAAACGCTTACGCCTCGCCGCCGGTGAACAGCCGTGCTTGCGCGCCATTGCTAGCGCCGTTTCCATTCTCTCGATGTCCCTCGCCGCGACGCCGGTGCAAGCCGCCGGTGGCAATGGCGGTGCCGGCGGGTATAGCGCTCCAACACCAGGCGGATTGGGCGGCTTCGCCCAGGGCGCGTCTGGCCAGAACGGACCGACCGTCCTGGACGGGGATGGCACGGGTGGCGGCGGTGGCGCGCGCAATGCAGCCGGCGGCCAAGGCGGCATCAGCCAGTACATGACAGTGCCCGGCAATACAGCCGGCGCAGCAGGGACCGCACCGGGGCAAAGCGGCGGCAATGGCGGCGACGGTGCCTTCGACAACCTCGCGTTTGCGGCCAGTGGCGGTGGTGGCGGCGGCGGTGGCGCGGACGGCTTGATCGTCGGCTCTGCACCGCTTGCCATTTCTACCGCGATCCTGGGCGGGAGCGGCGGCACGGGCGGCAACGGCGGTAGCGATGCGTCGTCGCCGCCTGCGGCCTACCTGGGCGCGGGGGGCGGTGGCGGCGAGGGCGGGTATGGCGTGGTCCACGCTGGCGGTGCGGAAATCGCGGTCAAGGCGGGCGCCGTGGTGTCCGCCGGCCGAGGCGGCAATGGTGGCAATGGCGGCGGTTCCAAGCCGACGGCAAACTTCCAGGGCGCGGGCAACGGCGGCGACGGCGGCGTCGGCATGTCGGTGACCAGTGCGGCCACCGTCCATATCGAAGCAAGTGCGGTCGTGTTCGGGGGCGGCGGCGGGGCAGGGGGATCGGGCGGAGACGGTGTCTACGACCTGTACGCCAGCCAAGGCGGCAGCGGCGGCAAGGGCGGCACCGGCATGGAGCTCGCCAGCGGCTCAACGCTGCTCAACGAGGGCACGATCGCAGGGGGCTCCGGGGGCGCCGGTGGCCTGGGCGGCATGAACAACGATGGTTCGCGTGCCAACTTCGGCACCGCAGGCGCGTCTGGCGTGGGCGTGCGCGGCAGCAACCTGACCATCGTCAACAAGGGGACCATCCTGTCAGGCGGCTTCGGCGCGGCCGCTGTCCAGTTCACGAACGGTAGAAACCGTTTCGAGTTCTGGACCAACAGCGCCGTGGGAACAATCGAGGCCAACGGCACAGACGACACATTCGTGCTGGCCGGCGACACTGGCACTTCCACGCTTGCCGGCGGCATTGGCAACGCTGGCCTTTACCGCGGTTTCGAGCATTTCGAGAAGATTGGTGCGTCGGTCTGGACGCTTGCCGGGACCAATACCGACGTCACGAACTGGAAAATCCTGGGCGGCACCCTGGCGGTTGCCTCGGACGCCAACCTCGGCGACGCAGCCGGCACGCTGGCGCTGAACGGCGGCACGCTGCGGACCACGGCAACCATGACGACCGCGCGGGCCACCACGCTGGGCGCGGATGGCGGCACCTTCGAGGTCGCGAACGGCACGCTGACCCACAGCGGTGCGATCGACGGTGCAGGCAGCCTCGCCAAGACCGGGGGCGGTACGCTGGATCTGAACGCCGTGAACACCTATTCGGGCGGCACGCAGGTCAATGCCGGCATGCTAAGCGCCAATGTCAACGGTGCGCTCGGCACAGGGGCGGTGAGTGTGGACGGGGGCGCCACGCTGCGCCTGTACGGCAACTTTGACCTCGGCGGACGTCAGGTCACCAATCGGTCCGGCTACATCCAGCTTTTCGGCGCCGGGACGCTCGGCAACGCGCAGGTGACGAACCTCGGCGGCTTCACCTATCTGCTGGGCAGCAGCACGGCGGCCAATGCCACCATCGTCAACGACGGCGGCACGATGTCGTTCCAGGAAGGCAGCAATGGCGGCAGCAGCCGGGTCACCACCCGTAGCGGCAGCCTGACCGAATTCTGGGGCTGGAGTACCGGCGGCAACGCCTCGCTCGTCGCGGAGGCAGGTGGCCGGGTCGATTTCTCAGGCACGTTCGGTCCGACGCTTGACCACCGGATCAGTGCCGGCGCCATTGCAGGGGCAGGCCGCTTCCAGCTTGGTCGGAACATGCTCACGGTGGGTGGTGACAATGCCTCGACGACAGTGAGCGGCACGATCGAGGATGGCGGTGCGGGGGGCGGCAGCGGCGGGGGGCTCATCAAGGTGGGCACTGGCACGCTGACCTTGAGCGGTGCCAACACCTATACCGGTGCGACGACGGTCAACGCGGGCACGCTGGCGGTGAATGGCAGTGTGATGGGCGCGGTCACGGTCAACAACGGTGCGACGCTCGGCGGGGTGGGCAGCGTGGGCAATACCGTGATTGCGTCGGGCGGCACGCTGGCCCCAGGCAACTCCATCGGCACGCTGACCGTGCATGGCGACCTGACGCTGGCCGCCGGCTCGACCTATCGCATCGAGGCCGATCCAGCTTCGTCGGCAAGTGATCGCGTGGCGGTCAGCGGCACGGCGACGCTCGCGGGTGCGGCGGTCCATGTGGGCCCTGACGGCAACTTTGCGTCCACCCGTCGCTACACCATCCTGACTGCCGGGGCGCTGCAGGGGCGTTTTGCCTCGACGGCCTCCAACTACGCGTTCCTTGAACCGACCCTGACCTATGGCGCCAACGAGGTCACGCTGGCGCTCACGCGCAAAGATGTCACGGCGCCGGAACCGGGTTCGCCGGTCGATCCGGCCCCGGGCGCCGGCACGGGCGGCACGGGCGGCACGGGCGGTGCCACCCCGCGTCCGATGCGCTTTGCCGATGCGGCCGTGACGGGCAACCAGCGTGCCGTGGCCAACGCACTGGAGACCTTGCCGGACAGCAACCCCGTGCACGAAGCCGTGGTGACGTTGCCTGCGGGTGCGCCGCCTGCCGTCTTCGACAGTCTCTCCGGCGAAGCGCACGCCAGCGTGGCGACGGGCTTGATGACCCTGGCGGGTGGGGCACGGGCGGTGCCGGTCGCGCATCTGAACGACAGCCTGTCTGCCGGCATGCTGCCCGGCGCGCCGATTGCGCAGCTGGGCGGCGCCGTGCCGGCCGCTGCGATGCCTATCTCCGCTGCCCAGCCGCTGTGGGTGGAGGTACTGGGCAACTGGCAACGCTTCCACGGGAGCGCTGATGCAGCGTCCGCAAGCCAGCAGACCGGCGGATTCTATCTCGGTGGCGATGGCGCAGTGGGGCAGGGCTGGCGAGTGGGCGGAGCGTTCGGTTACGCCAATAGCACGCTGCGCGTGAGCGAGCGATCCTCGCGCGCGATCACGGATTCGTTCAGCGCCACGCTGTATGGGGGCCGCGCGTTCACGCTCGGCGGCGGCAAGCTCAAGTGGCTGTTCGGCACCGCCTATAGCTGGCACGACGCCGACACGGACCGGCAGGCGAATCTGGGCGGCAGCACGGTACAGTCCCTGACGGCCAGCTATCACGCCAGCACGGCGCAAGTCTTTACGGAAGCTGGCTTCGCCATGCCGCTATCGGCGGCCACCCAGCTCGAACCGTACGCCGGCGTGGCCTGGAGCGACACACGCACGCGCAGCTTTGCGGAAACGGGCGGCTCGGCGGCGCTGCACAGCCCCGGCGACAGCAACACGCTGACCACGACCACGCTTGGCTTGCGTACCAGCGCGCGTGGCCGGGTGGCTGGTACTGACGCGGCAGTCTACGTCGGAGCGGGCTGGCGCCATGCTTTCGGCGATATCCGCCCGGCTACCACGCTCGCCTTCGACGGTAGCCAACCGTTCACAGTGACTGGCGCGCCGATCGCGCAGAACGCGGCGTTGGCCGAACTACGCGCCGACTTCGCCATCTCGCCCATGGCCACGCTTGCCTTGCGCTATACCGGCCAGTTCGGCGGCGGCAACCAGGACCACACTGGCACGGTGGGTTTGCGCTGGAGGTTCTAG